From the genome of Flavobacteriales bacterium:
CGGCTTACCGCTCTGCATCGTTCCCTGAATATCGCCTGGCCCGCGGAGCTTCATGTCCACCTCCGCAATCTCGAAACCATCGTTGGTGCGCACCATGGTTTCCATTCTGGTGCGCGCTTCCTGTCCCAATGCATAACCCGTCATCAGGATGCAGTAGCTCTGCTCTGCCCCACGGCCAACTCTTCCGCGTAGCTGATGCAACTGCGAAAGCCCAAAGCGTTCGGCACTCTCTATCACCATCACCGAGGCATTGGGCACATCCACGCCCACCTCAATTACCGTGGTGCTGACCATGATGTGCGTCTTGCCTTCCTTGAACCGCTGCATCTCGTAATCCTTCTGCTCGGCCTTCATCTGCCCATGCAGAATACTCACTTGGTACTTCGGCTGCGGGAAATCGCGCACGATGGACTCGTAGCCGTCCTCCAAATGCTTGAAGTCCAGTTTTTCGCTCTCGCTGATGAGCGGATAGACCACATAGATCTGGCGGCCATGGGCAATTTCCTGCCGCATGAAATCGAACACTTTTTGCCGTGCCGAATCGAACCGATGCAGCGTTTTAATGGGTTTTCTTCCTGGCGGGAGTTCATCAATTACTGAGGTGTCGAGGTCGCCATAAACCGTCATGGCCAGCGTACGCGGAATGGGCGTTGCCGTCATGATAAGCATGTGCGGCACTTCATGCTCTGTACTCCCTTTGAGCCACAGTTTGGCGCGTTGCTGCACGCCAAAACGGTGCTGCTCATCAATCACCACCAATCCCAGTTTCCCGAACTGCACGGCATCTTCGATCAACGTATGCGTACCGATAAGAAGATGGATTTCACCCGACATCAACCGCTCATGAAGGATTTTCCGTTCGGCTGTTTTGGTAGAACCCGTAAGCAGCGCGATGTGCAGATTCAGCTTCTCCAAAAACTTACTGATGGTGGCAAAATGCTGCTCGGCCAGAATTTCGGTCGGTGCCATCAGCGCAGCCTGGTAGCCGTTGTCCACCGCCAGCAGCATGGACATGAGCGCCACAATGGTCTTGCCGCTGCCCACATCGCCTTGCACCAAGCGGCTCATCTGCCTGCCCGAACCGAGGTCGTGGCGTATTTCTCGGATAACGCGTTTCTGCGCGTTGGTCAGGTCGAACGGCAAACACTCTGAGTAGAAACGGTTCACCATTTCGCCCACCTCAGCAAAAACCGCCCCTTTGAATTTGGTCTGGTTGATGAGTTTCAACTTCAGCAACCGCAATTGAATGAAGAACAGCTCATCGAACTTGAGGCGGTAACGCGCCTTTCGCAAGGTTTCCGCATCTTGCGGGAAATGCACATTGATGAACGCCTCTTCGCGTGGAACAAGATGATGCGCCTGTCGGAACTCCGCTCCGTACAGTTCCGAAATGTGTCCCTGCCCTGGCAATTGGCTCACCAGCGCATTCATCAACCGCGCGATGCCTTTGCTGTCCAAATTCTTGGCTTTGGCCTTTTCGGTGGAAGGATATACCGCCTGCAAGGCATTGGAAACCCGCTTCTGTTGCGCTTCCAACGTCTCAAACTCAGGATGCGCCATATTGAACTTGCCTTTGTATCGGGTCGGTTTGCCGAAAACCACATAGTCGATTCCCGACTGAAGTTTCGGCTTTATCCATTTGATGCCTTTGAACCAGACCAGTTCGATCACGCCTGTGCCATCGGTAAACTCCGCAACCAACCGCTGGCCTCGGTTCTGCCCCACCATTTTTACCGAATTGATCCTTCCCAGCAATTGAATATCCGCCTCATCGCTCTCAATACTATTGATCTGATGAAACTTTGTCCGATCCACATATCGGAATGGGAAATGGTGCAGCAGATCACCGTAAGTGCGAATACCGAACTCCTCGCGCAGCAACTTGGCACGTTCGGGCCCAACGCCCGAAAGGAACTCGATGGATGTTTCGAGAAACGGTTTCACGGGTTTAAAAGTAAGCGAGCTGTTTCAAAGGCGTTCCATTAGGCTGTTGATACTTGTTCTCACGCCAATATGGAGCTACGAAACAAAATTTCAGTTATCAATTAAACCTTGGCAGCATTTTTGGAATCAGAGCATCACGAATATTAAAAACGAAAGATCATGAAAAAGTTAATGGCAACATTGGGTGTTCTGACCCTTCTGGTAGGCACAGGTTTCGCACAGGACAAGACGCAGGCGGTGGGTTCGCACCCTCAGCAACGATTTGAGCGAGGTGGAAAACAGGAAAAGATGATGGCGGAGATTCCGAACCTGACCGAGGAACAGAAAACGCAGATCAAAGCGATTCGCGATGAGAACCGCAAGCGAATGGAACCGCAACGAAAGGAAATGAAGAGCATCCATGAGAAGTTGGCTGAACTGAAAAAGGCAGAACAGCCCAACATGCAGGAGATCAACCAACTGATTGACAAATCAGCGGTTATCAAGGCTGAAATGGAAAAGTCACGGACCATGTCTGAAATGAAAGTGCGAGGCGTGCTTACGCCAGAGCAGGTGAAAGTGATGGATCAGAAGATGCAGGAGCGAAAGGACATGCGCGAAAAACAGCACATGGAGCGCAAGCAGATGCAGGCACCGAAATGATGTGAAGGTGAAGGTTGATGGGTGGCCCGCAGTTCAATAGAGCTGCGGGCTTATTTTTATTCCATGAAAATCACGT
Proteins encoded in this window:
- the recG gene encoding ATP-dependent DNA helicase RecG, encoding MKPFLETSIEFLSGVGPERAKLLREEFGIRTYGDLLHHFPFRYVDRTKFHQINSIESDEADIQLLGRINSVKMVGQNRGQRLVAEFTDGTGVIELVWFKGIKWIKPKLQSGIDYVVFGKPTRYKGKFNMAHPEFETLEAQQKRVSNALQAVYPSTEKAKAKNLDSKGIARLMNALVSQLPGQGHISELYGAEFRQAHHLVPREEAFINVHFPQDAETLRKARYRLKFDELFFIQLRLLKLKLINQTKFKGAVFAEVGEMVNRFYSECLPFDLTNAQKRVIREIRHDLGSGRQMSRLVQGDVGSGKTIVALMSMLLAVDNGYQAALMAPTEILAEQHFATISKFLEKLNLHIALLTGSTKTAERKILHERLMSGEIHLLIGTHTLIEDAVQFGKLGLVVIDEQHRFGVQQRAKLWLKGSTEHEVPHMLIMTATPIPRTLAMTVYGDLDTSVIDELPPGRKPIKTLHRFDSARQKVFDFMRQEIAHGRQIYVVYPLISESEKLDFKHLEDGYESIVRDFPQPKYQVSILHGQMKAEQKDYEMQRFKEGKTHIMVSTTVIEVGVDVPNASVMVIESAERFGLSQLHQLRGRVGRGAEQSYCILMTGYALGQEARTRMETMVRTNDGFEIAEVDMKLRGPGDIQGTMQSGKPIFQITNLSKDGQILAAARNAAIDLLKDDPELEKRENALTKHHLIQEMKDRPNWARVS
- a CDS encoding periplasmic heavy metal sensor; this encodes MKKLMATLGVLTLLVGTGFAQDKTQAVGSHPQQRFERGGKQEKMMAEIPNLTEEQKTQIKAIRDENRKRMEPQRKEMKSIHEKLAELKKAEQPNMQEINQLIDKSAVIKAEMEKSRTMSEMKVRGVLTPEQVKVMDQKMQERKDMREKQHMERKQMQAPK